The sequence below is a genomic window from Luteimonas sp. MC1825.
TGACCGTGACGGAGGCGACCTGCGTCAGCGGCATGTCGGAGCCGTAATAGTTGACCCTCAGGTGGTCGACCAGCGCGGTGGAGGCGCGCCCGGTGCGCACCTTGCCCAGGTCGTGGCGCAGGGCCTCGACGCTCTTCGCCATGCGCGTCTGCGCGTCCTTCTTGATCTGGTTGGGCATCGTGGCCTCGCTGCGGTAAGCAAGCGGCGGATTATAGGCGATGCCGGGACACGCGCGGCCTCACTCGCGCGCCGGAACGCCGCCGTCGTGCTCGTGTCCGCCACAGGCGGCGCCGCTCCGCTCGACCTGCAGCGTGGCGTGGCCGATGCCGAAGCGCGCCGCAAGCGATGCGCCCAGGTCATGCAGGAAGCGGTCGTCGTCGTCGCCCGACGGGCGCACCAGGTGCGCGGTCATCGCCACTTCGCCGGCGCCCAGCGACCAGATGTGCACGTGGTGCACCGAGTCGACCCCCGCTTGCGCGGCGAGGAACGTGCGCACCGCGGCCTGGTCGATCCCCGTCGGCACCGCGTCCATCGCGGCGTCGAAGCTGTCGCGCAGCAGCCGCGCCGCGCCGACCGCGACCACCACGCCGACCAGGAGTGCGGTGGCAGGGTCCAGCCAGGTCCAGCCCCAGGCCAGCATGCCGATGCCGGCCACCACCGTGGCCAGCGAGATCGCGGCATCGGCCAGCAGGTGCAGGTAGGCACCGCGGCGGTTGAGGTCGTGGCCGTGCCCGCCTTGCACCAGCAGCGCGCTGCCGAGGTTGACCGCTATGCCGATGGTGGCGACGACCACGATGGTCATGCCGGGGAGTTCGGGCGGGGCGGACAGGCGGCGCAGCGCCTCCCAGGCCAGCGCGCCGGACAGGCCCACGAGCAGGGTGGCATTGGCCAGCGGCGAGAGCAGGGTGGCGCGTCGCCAGCCGTAGGTGTGGCGTTCGGTGGCCGGCCATTGGGCCATGGCCGCCGCACCCCAGGCGAGCGCCAGTCCGAGCACGTCGCCGAGGTTGTGCAGCGCGTCGGACAGCAGCGCCAGTGAGTTGGTCAGGAACCCGTAGCCCGCCTCGAGCACGGTGTAGGCGAGGTTGACCAGGGTGACGGTGGCGAAGGCGCGCGTCGACGAACCCGGGGAAGGGCCGTGCTGATGGCTGCTGCCATGGCCGTGGTCATGGTGATGGCCGGGGTCGTGTGGGGCGTGCATGGTTTCGAGCCTGCCAGCCGCCGCGGGCGGACACTATTCCAGCGGCGGCTGGTTGCGCGTCAGCTGCGGCCCTGCACCAGCGTGCCGATCGGCTCGCCGCGCAGGATGCGCAGGAGCTGGCCCGGCTGCTCCATGTCGAAGATGCGCAGCGG
It includes:
- a CDS encoding cation diffusion facilitator family transporter produces the protein MHAPHDPGHHHDHGHGSSHQHGPSPGSSTRAFATVTLVNLAYTVLEAGYGFLTNSLALLSDALHNLGDVLGLALAWGAAAMAQWPATERHTYGWRRATLLSPLANATLLVGLSGALAWEALRRLSAPPELPGMTIVVVATIGIAVNLGSALLVQGGHGHDLNRRGAYLHLLADAAISLATVVAGIGMLAWGWTWLDPATALLVGVVVAVGAARLLRDSFDAAMDAVPTGIDQAAVRTFLAAQAGVDSVHHVHIWSLGAGEVAMTAHLVRPSGDDDDRFLHDLGASLAARFGIGHATLQVERSGAACGGHEHDGGVPARE